In Astatotilapia calliptera unplaced genomic scaffold, fAstCal1.2 U_scaffold_1, whole genome shotgun sequence, one DNA window encodes the following:
- the LOC113017273 gene encoding uncharacterized protein LOC113017273 isoform X2, with translation MFAVTSPWLCWTLLSVSLVGFTCAGSFVVNMTQTSYQAEENHNITLEWTFTVETGRSPTYLIIYCDLITGRVQGDKDALREGRIRLQLCKLRTEDSGQYKCKVNTDYGLSSASCRLNVTAATSQEERDWKIITIVLTAAAALVALLMCALLWTVFRKKC, from the exons ATGTTTGCTGTAACATCTCCGTGGCTCTGCTGGACTTTACTGTCTGTCTCCCTCGTGGGCTTTACCTGTGCAG GATCATTTGTAGTGAATATGACTCAGACCTCCTATCAGGCAGAGGAGAACCACAACATCACACTGGAGTGGACGTTCACAGTAGAAACAGGCAGATCCCCCACATATCTAATAATTTACTGTGACCTGATAACTG GGCGAGTTCAGGGTGACAAAGACGCCCTCAGAGAAGGACGAATCAGACTCCAGCTGTGCAAACTCAGGACTGAGGACTCGGGTCAATACAAGTGTAAAGTAAACACAGATTATGGTCTCAGCTCTGCGAGCTGCAGACTCAACGTCACTG CAGCTACATCACAAGAAGAGAGAGACTGGAAGATTATTACAATTgtcctgacagcagcagcagcattagtAGCTCTGCTGATGTGCGCTTTACTTTGGactgtgtttagaaaaaagtGCTGA
- the LOC113017273 gene encoding programmed cell death 1 ligand 1-like isoform X1 produces the protein MFAVTSPWLCWTLLSVSLVGFTCAGSFVVNMTQTSYQAEENHNITLEWTFTVETGRSPTYLIIYCDLITGDKSSLLYHVHNGAEVSESQDKKFSGRVQGDKDALREGRIRLQLCKLRTEDSGQYKCKVNTDYGLSSASCRLNVTAATSQEERDWKIITIVLTAAAALVALLMCALLWTVFRKKC, from the exons ATGTTTGCTGTAACATCTCCGTGGCTCTGCTGGACTTTACTGTCTGTCTCCCTCGTGGGCTTTACCTGTGCAG GATCATTTGTAGTGAATATGACTCAGACCTCCTATCAGGCAGAGGAGAACCACAACATCACACTGGAGTGGACGTTCACAGTAGAAACAGGCAGATCCCCCACATATCTAATAATTTACTGTGACCTGATAACTGGTGATAAATCTTCACTCCTGTATCATGTCCACAATGGTGCTGAAGTCTCAGAGTCTCAGGATAAAAAGTTTTCAGGGCGAGTTCAGGGTGACAAAGACGCCCTCAGAGAAGGACGAATCAGACTCCAGCTGTGCAAACTCAGGACTGAGGACTCGGGTCAATACAAGTGTAAAGTAAACACAGATTATGGTCTCAGCTCTGCGAGCTGCAGACTCAACGTCACTG CAGCTACATCACAAGAAGAGAGAGACTGGAAGATTATTACAATTgtcctgacagcagcagcagcattagtAGCTCTGCTGATGTGCGCTTTACTTTGGactgtgtttagaaaaaagtGCTGA